The sequence AGCTCGATTTTCTGACCCGTATGACTGAATGGGCGCATGGCCTCGACACCCCGACCATGCTGGTCGGCGATTTCAACATCGCGCCACTGGAAAGCGATGTATGGAGCCACAAGCAGTTGCTTAAAGTGGTGTCACATACACCGGTCGAGGTTGAGCATCTCGACCGGCTGCAAGCGGCGCATGACTGGCGCGATATCGGTCGCACATTCTATCCCGAGCCACAGCGGCTCTATAGCTGGTGGAGCTATCGCGCACGCGACTGGGCCAAATCGGATCGTGGGCGGCGCCTCGATCATATGTGGGTCTCGCCAGCCCTTGCCGACAATGTTCACAGTCATGCAGTCCTCGAAGACTGTCGCGGCTGGACCAAGCCATCCGACCATGCGCCGCTGGTCAGCGAGTTGGTGTTCTGATGCCGGATCATGCTGGCGCTATTGCGGCGGCGCGGGCAATTGATGCCCTGTTGCGTGGTTGGCCGATTGCGATAGCCAAGGGTAACCAGAAACTGGTGCTGAGCGCGGTCGAGACCCGCCTCCCTGAAAGCGACAGCGCGCCGTACCAAAGCCACCAGATGCTGATCTCTGCCGCACGGGCGGCGACGCTGAAAATCATCAACCAGCGCGCTGCCGCCCGGCCCGACGCCCCGGTGATGATCGAGACCATGGCGCCGCTCGACAATGTCGCGGCCATGGCGATTGCCGACCCGGCGCTCGATCTTGCCAATCCGCTAAAGGGGCCCTTCACCGCTCTGCCGTTGCCCGACACAGTCCTTGCCGAAGCGGCGATGACATTGGCGCGCCAGGCAGGGCTGCTGCCGGCTTTTGTTGTCGAGACCGGAGCAGCCGTCGCGCCGCTGGCCAGCATCAAGGCAAGCGATGCCGAGGCCTATGGCGATGCCGGTGCGCTGCGCATCGCGGCGCGGGCCAGACTGCCGGTCGCCGCGAGCGAGACCGGCGAGATTGTCGCTTTTCGCAGCATGGCCAATAATGAGGAGCATGTGGCGCTGGTGGTCGGCGAGCGCGACAGCAGCCCGCCTGTGGTGCGGTTGCACAGCGAGTGCCTGACCGGCGATGCGCTGGGGAGCCTGAAATGCGATTGCGGGCCGCAGCTTCATGCCGCATTGGAGGCCATGTCTGACGCGCAATGGGGAGTATTGCTCTATCTGCGCCAGGAGGGCCGTTCCATCGGCCTGATCAACAAGCTGCGTGCCTATCAGCTGCAGGACCAGGGGTTCGATACCGTTGAGGCCAATAACCGGCTCGGCTTCGCCACCGATGCCCGTGATTTCATGATCGCAGTGAACATGCTGAAATTGCTGCATATCGACAAGCTGCGGCTGATGACCAACAACCCGGACAAGGTGGCGCGTCTG comes from Pseudomonadota bacterium and encodes:
- a CDS encoding exodeoxyribonuclease III, whose translation is MSQAITVASWNINSVRFRIEIVQRFLREQAPDILCLQETKVVDEQFPEGAFRQLGYNHQALHGQPMHHGVAILSKIPIRNITRHDWQANGEARHVGVELAGPAVERFGKTVRLENVYIPAGGDVPDREANPKFGQKLDFLTRMTEWAHGLDTPTMLVGDFNIAPLESDVWSHKQLLKVVSHTPVEVEHLDRLQAAHDWRDIGRTFYPEPQRLYSWWSYRARDWAKSDRGRRLDHMWVSPALADNVHSHAVLEDCRGWTKPSDHAPLVSELVF
- the ribA gene encoding GTP cyclohydrolase II encodes the protein MPDHAGAIAAARAIDALLRGWPIAIAKGNQKLVLSAVETRLPESDSAPYQSHQMLISAARAATLKIINQRAAARPDAPVMIETMAPLDNVAAMAIADPALDLANPLKGPFTALPLPDTVLAEAAMTLARQAGLLPAFVVETGAAVAPLASIKASDAEAYGDAGALRIAARARLPVAASETGEIVAFRSMANNEEHVALVVGERDSSPPVVRLHSECLTGDALGSLKCDCGPQLHAALEAMSDAQWGVLLYLRQEGRSIGLINKLRAYQLQDQGFDTVEANNRLGFATDARDFMIAVNMLKLLHIDKLRLMTNNPDKVARLEQGGITVVERLSLITPDNPYNRRYLDTKRDRTGHQL